The genomic interval TCAGGGCCATGTAGTAGATGAAACAGCAGAACGCTGGATTTGCCAGGCTGAGGCAGTAAACGATGTAGGAGAAGTGAAAGTAAAAGCTTTCTTTGAAATTAAGAAAAGATAGCGTTAAAAAAGGGGTAGCCTCCGTAGCCATCAAGTTAAGAAAATGATATAAAAAAACAAAAAATGACCATCCTGATTCAGTATTCAGTTGAATCAGGGTGGTCATTTCTTTAATTCATATTCCATTATCTCTGCAAAAAATAGATTGGATACTCTTTTTAGTACCATTTCATCTCCCTCTATTCGTTATGATGGCAGATTGGAGTCTTATTTAAGGTTTGGAAATCCATCTAGCTATGACTAATGTAAGTATAAAAGAAAAGAGTCAATTTTATGAAAAATTAAGACAAAGTGTTCGCAGTGTTTGCAGCCAGTTCCCGAATTCCTATTGGAGAGAGTTAGGTGCCGACTTAGTTTATCTTGATTTTTTGTAAAATTATTTATAAATTTATGTAAAATATTGTTTACTTATATCTAGATTAATATTATTCTAGAAATATCCAATATGTTCATTATATTGAATATATTGTAAATTCTTAATATATTAAAAAATACAAAAGGAGTGGAGAGTTTGAGCACAGGACTACAAGAGAAAGTCGGCATGAAATTGGATACATATAATTTCAAAATCGAAAAAGGGAAGCTTAGAGAGCTTGCCCTTGCGATTGGTGATTTGCGAGAGGAATCCTTAAAAGGAGAGTTGGTTTTACCTACCTTTCCAACTGTGGTTGATTTTATGGGTGAAGAAACCTCTACGTTGGAGGATCTATTAGGGTTAAATCTACAAAAGGTTCTTCACGGGGAACAAGAGTATGAATATTTAGGAGAAATGAAACCAGGCGATGATCTTACAGTAACGGGTGTAATTGAAAATGTGTATACAAAAGCAGCTATGGATTTTTTCATTATCAAAAAAGAGTTTGTAAATCAACATGGTGAAACGGTATTAATTAGCCGTTCGACTATTATCGAAAGACACTAGGAGGGGATTATATGGAAGTCGGTTATCAGTTTGAACCATTACACAAAGAAGAAATTACTCATTCACAGCTTGTTCGATATGCAGGAGCATCAGGAGATTTCAATCCTATTCATACAGTCGTACCATTTGCGGAATCTGCCGGATTAGGTGGTGTAATCGCTCATGGCATGCTAATTATGGGATTTGTTGGCCAAGCAATTAGTCAATGGTTCTCAACAAAAGATCTTGTAAAATTCTCTACTCGTTTTAGAGCAATGACAAGACCGGGAGAAAAAATTACTGTTCAGGGCAGCGTAGTAGAGGAAACAGAAGATCGCTGGATTTGTCAAGCGGAGGCAGTAAACGAAGCAGGAGAAGTTAAGGTAAAATCTTCTTTTGAGATTAAGAAAAGATAGTGTGAAAAGGGACAGTCTCCCTGTTCAATATGTTGTATATAGGAAAATTGATATACAACATATTGAGGAGGTAAGGTCTGTCTCTTTACTTTTCCTTATTTATTACTAAATCATTTTTTGGGAGGAGATATTGTGAACGGAAAAACGGTCATTATAACTGGAGGCGGTAGCGGTATTGGTAAAGCCATGGCGATGAAATTTGCTGCAGAAGGCGCAAATGTAGTCATTACTGGCCGGAATCCTGAGCGGTTAAAACAGGCAAAGGCGGAAATGAAATCACTGAACGGTCAAGTACTGGATTTTCAAATGGATGTTCGTGATCCTGAACATGTGCAGGCAATGATTCTTGCAACAAAAAATCAATTTGGAAAGATAGATGCACTTGTGAATAACGCTGCTGGAAATTTCGTTTGTCCTGCCGAAGAGCTTTCGATAAATGGCTGGAAATCTGTTATTGATATCGTATTAAATGGGACATGGTATTGTTCTCAAGCAGTTGGAAAAGAGTGGATTGCTAATAACCAAACCGGTAGTATTCTAAATATTGTAGCGACCTATGCATGGGGGGCTGGACCTGGCACTATCCATTCAGCTAGTGCAAAAGCAGGAGTGCTATCGATGACGCGTACACTTGCTGTAGAATGGGGCAGCAAATATGGAATTAGGGTAAATTGCATTGCTCCGGGACCGATTGAAAATACAGAAGGGGTAGCGAGATTGATTGAAACGAGAAATGTATATCAAGAGGCTATTAATTCTGTACCTCTAAAACGATTTGGAAAAGCTGAAGAAATTGCTAATCTAGCAAACTTCTTATTATCACCAGAAGCTGAATATATGAATGGCGAATGTATTACTATGGATGGGGGAAGATGGTTAAATAATCAGATTATTAAGAATTAGTATGGATATATTTAGAAATATTGTGTTATTTTTAATCATGATGATACCTTTCTTGGATGTAGTGGGTAAACTTCATTCTAGAAGGTGTCTTTTTTGTAGTGAGTTTATGAATGATTAGTTTAAGAAAAAAGCTACTCAAAAAGAATGATAAAGGAATGAAAATAATGGGTACATCACTAATAGAAAAAGGAATCAATTTCGCTCTTTCCGCTCACCATGGACAAATGCGCAAGCAAACAACAATTCCTTACGTCGTTCATCCCCTATCTGTCGGCTTCCTCTTACAAAAATATGGCTATAACGAGGAGACAATAACAGCTGGTATTTTACACGATGTGCTTGAAGATACCCAAGCTACGTATGAGCAACTCGTCGATGAATTTGGCTTTAGGGTAGCCAATTTAGTAGAAGAAGCATCGGAAAAAGATAAAAGCTTACCATGGAAAGTACGAAAATTACATACAGTGCAGACAATTCACTCTTTATCCAAAAATGGAGCGGCGATCGTCTGTGCGGATAAGTTGAATAATCTTTCGTCTATCAAAGAAGAAGGTAGTAGGATAGGGGAAGAAGTATGGAATCGCTTTAATAGTGGAAAAGAAGAACAAAATTGGTATTATCAATCGATTGCCACTCAGTTGTACAGAACGGAAGTAGAAAAGAATTTGCTTTTAGCGTTTGATCAAACTGTACAAAAGGTGTTTGGTCAGGATAAAAATCTTTCATTTAAAGAAATAGATAGTTATTTTGAATTTCCATACGGTGTCGCTGACTCACAACTAGAAGAATGGGACAATAAGCCGCACGGGAA from Peribacillus asahii carries:
- a CDS encoding MaoC/PaaZ C-terminal domain-containing protein, producing MEVGYQFEPLHKEEITHSQLVRYAGASGDFNPIHTVVPFAESAGLGGVIAHGMLIMGFVGQAISQWFSTKDLVKFSTRFRAMTRPGEKITVQGSVVEETEDRWICQAEAVNEAGEVKVKSSFEIKKR
- a CDS encoding HD domain-containing protein, whose translation is MGTSLIEKGINFALSAHHGQMRKQTTIPYVVHPLSVGFLLQKYGYNEETITAGILHDVLEDTQATYEQLVDEFGFRVANLVEEASEKDKSLPWKVRKLHTVQTIHSLSKNGAAIVCADKLNNLSSIKEEGSRIGEEVWNRFNSGKEEQNWYYQSIATQLYRTEVEKNLLLAFDQTVQKVFGQDKNLSFKEIDSYFEFPYGVADSQLEEWDNKPHGKIKAIVYRRLNTLYVHQDECVFNLLDYLQQCGLEFQTNSDGPILIGCLGVSLMEQYQMNELEITRHIFRNLKKL
- the fadH gene encoding 2,4-dienoyl-CoA reductase, with the protein product MNGKTVIITGGGSGIGKAMAMKFAAEGANVVITGRNPERLKQAKAEMKSLNGQVLDFQMDVRDPEHVQAMILATKNQFGKIDALVNNAAGNFVCPAEELSINGWKSVIDIVLNGTWYCSQAVGKEWIANNQTGSILNIVATYAWGAGPGTIHSASAKAGVLSMTRTLAVEWGSKYGIRVNCIAPGPIENTEGVARLIETRNVYQEAINSVPLKRFGKAEEIANLANFLLSPEAEYMNGECITMDGGRWLNNQIIKN
- a CDS encoding FAS1-like dehydratase domain-containing protein — encoded protein: MESLSTGLQEKVGMKLDTYNFKIEKGKLRELALAIGDLREESLKGELVLPTFPTVVDFMGEETSTLEDLLGLNLQKVLHGEQEYEYLGEMKPGDDLTVTGVIENVYTKAAMDFFIIKKEFVNQHGETVLISRSTIIERH